In Pleurocapsa sp. PCC 7319, the following are encoded in one genomic region:
- a CDS encoding aldehyde dehydrogenase family protein: MVTVTSLKQPLKISATQLLINNEWVDSISGQKFATVNPANEEVICEVALAGAADLELAVQAARKAFSEGEWSRVSGSDRAVLLYKLANLIEEHQAELAQLETLDNGKPLRESSKIDLPLAIQCYRYFAGWADKIQGKTIPLAKDFLCYTRHEPIGVIGQIIPWNFPLLMQAWKLAPALATGNTVVLKPSSYTPLTALKVGELIIEAGFPPGVVNILPGFGNTLGIAIARHQDIDKLAFTGSTDVGHLIMTAAAQSNLKQVTLELGSKNPNIVFADTDLDAAIEGAHLGLFLNQGQCCTAGSRIFVEEKCYPEFVARSIERAKKRIVGDPLDPRTEQGPQISQIQFDRVMHYIEAGMREGANLQFGGSRVGNRGFFIEPTVFTEVQDQMTIAQEEIFGPVMSITKFRDIDEVIRRANNTKYGLAAAIWTQDITKAHKIAHHLRVGTVWINCYDVFNSAAPFGGFKQSGIGRELGEYGLREYTQVKTVTVKINQ; this comes from the coding sequence ATGGTTACTGTAACTTCTTTAAAACAACCACTAAAAATTAGTGCGACCCAACTCTTAATTAATAATGAATGGGTTGATAGTATTTCTGGTCAAAAGTTTGCCACAGTTAACCCTGCTAACGAGGAGGTAATCTGTGAGGTGGCTTTGGCAGGTGCTGCTGATTTGGAATTGGCAGTGCAGGCAGCAAGAAAAGCTTTTTCCGAAGGAGAATGGTCAAGAGTATCAGGAAGCGATCGCGCAGTTTTACTTTATAAGTTAGCCAATTTAATTGAAGAACATCAAGCAGAATTAGCACAATTAGAAACTCTAGATAATGGTAAGCCACTGAGGGAATCAAGCAAGATTGATCTTCCGTTAGCAATTCAATGCTATCGTTACTTTGCAGGGTGGGCTGATAAGATTCAAGGTAAAACCATACCCTTGGCCAAAGATTTTCTTTGCTACACCAGACACGAACCGATTGGCGTTATTGGTCAGATTATTCCCTGGAACTTCCCTTTATTAATGCAAGCGTGGAAGTTAGCCCCAGCATTGGCAACGGGCAATACAGTAGTGTTGAAACCTTCGAGCTACACGCCCTTAACTGCTCTTAAAGTTGGAGAATTAATTATCGAAGCAGGCTTTCCCCCAGGAGTAGTGAACATTCTCCCTGGTTTTGGCAATACACTAGGAATAGCGATCGCTCGTCATCAAGACATCGATAAATTAGCCTTTACTGGTTCAACAGATGTAGGTCATCTAATCATGACTGCTGCTGCTCAAAGTAACCTCAAACAAGTAACTTTAGAATTAGGTAGTAAGAATCCCAATATCGTTTTTGCCGATACCGACCTAGATGCAGCTATCGAAGGAGCGCATTTGGGCTTATTCCTTAATCAAGGACAATGTTGTACTGCTGGTTCGAGGATATTTGTGGAAGAAAAATGCTACCCAGAGTTCGTTGCTCGCAGTATTGAACGAGCTAAAAAGAGAATTGTCGGCGATCCCTTGGATCCCAGGACAGAACAAGGGCCCCAAATCAGTCAGATTCAGTTTGACCGTGTCATGCACTATATCGAAGCAGGCATGAGGGAAGGAGCTAATTTGCAATTTGGTGGAAGTAGAGTGGGCAATCGGGGTTTCTTTATTGAACCTACGGTCTTCACTGAAGTACAAGACCAGATGACAATTGCTCAAGAGGAAATTTTTGGTCCTGTAATGAGTATTACCAAGTTTCGAGATATTGACGAGGTAATTCGTCGAGCCAATAATACCAAATATGGTTTAGCTGCTGCCATCTGGACGCAAGATATTACAAAGGCCCATAAAATTGCCCATCATCTGCGCGTGGGTACAGTGTGGATTAATTGTTACGATGTATTCAACTCCGCTGCTCCATTTGGTGGCTTTAAGCAATCTGGTATTGGTCGTGAACTAGGAGAATACGGTTTGCGTGAATATACACAAGTCAAAACAGTAACGGTCAAAATTAATCAATAA
- a CDS encoding NblA/ycf18 family protein — protein sequence MDNKDKNNNKNNNTIGQLSLEQQFQLQVLEREIEHLTLDQAKEYLREAFRQIMVKENVCKEMFKECYL from the coding sequence ATGGATAACAAAGATAAGAACAACAACAAAAATAACAACACAATTGGACAACTCAGCTTGGAGCAACAATTTCAGTTGCAAGTTTTAGAAAGAGAAATTGAGCACCTAACTTTGGATCAGGCTAAAGAATATTTGCGGGAAGCATTTCGACAGATCATGGTTAAAGAAAATGTCTGCAAAGAAATGTTTAAGGAATGCTACTTGTAA